Within the Bacteroidota bacterium genome, the region CAACCTGGATCCTGGTTTTTCCTTCACCAATCACCATTCACCAGATCTGAATCAGCTGATAAATCCGACCTGAAAAGTCATTATGACGGTGGTACCACGGGGTTCAAATTTAAAATCGACCGACTTCATGATGTTTTTCATCAGAAAGACACCACGGCCCGAGGTTTTAAGCAGGTTTTCTTCGGAAAGAGGATCAGGAATGGCAGCCGGATCGAATCCAGCCCCTTCATCACGGACAGAAACGGTCAGACGATCGGCTTTCAGATCCATTTCGACCCAGACCTGTTTGGCCGGATTGTCCTTATTCCCGTGATGGATGGCATTGTTGGTGGCTTCGGTCACTGCAATCATCAGTGAGTTGGTGGTGTCATCATCCAGCCCGCAGGACTCGGCCATGTCAATGATACAATCTTCGACCAGGCGGGCGTTGTTTGGATCGGAGGCAAACTGGAGTTGCCTGTTAAATAGGGATGTAGACATAGATTGTTGTGGTGATTGAAAATACGATTGAAGATTATGCAGATGCAACCAATCCGGTTTTAAAAACGATAACCAGCCCGGAAGGTCAGGGTCGGATACCACCGCGCACGGGTTTCTCCATCGGATTGCTGCATCAGCCAGCCATCAGCCGACAGATCCAGCCGTGCTCCGGCCGAGAACAGGCGAAACAGCACTCCCTGCTGGCGGATGGATTGTACCAACTGCCAGGTTTCTGATTGCCACCTGTCCTGATCCTGGATATACAGACGGTAGCCCACATAAACCGCAGGCACCATCAGCCAGCCCGCTTCTGCCATTCGTCCCCATAACCGCCGGGTTGGCCACTGACGGAATGTTTCCGTGTTCAGTGTTCCCTGCTGAGTCTCGGTCCAGAGGGCGCGAAGAATAAAAACTTCATTGAGTATGGAAATCCGGAGTGAATCTTCAACCGTCAGCGTCCGGAGAACAAAGCTTTTCGGAACCAGAAAATTGGCATCATAGTCAAAGAATCTCAGTTGTGAACTGAGCAGACTTTTAACTGAATTGGCCACATCTTCAGACAGTTGGTTATCGGCTTCCCACATCAACCGCACATAGTGGTTTCGGTAGTTATCGCCCGAGCGGTCGCGGTGAATAAACACCTGATGGGTCTGCTGATAGTCTATTCCGCCCGACAACCGGTGCTGAGTTCCCTTCCAGACAGCCCCCTGACTGATTCCGATGGTTCCTGCATCACGGTCATCGAGGGAATTGTTGTTCGGATTAAACAGCTGATCACGGGAAATTAACAGGCCCGACTTCCATGACCAATCGCCCGACGACCAGGTGGTTGATTGAACCAGCCGGATGAACCGGTTGCTGATGTTACGTTTTTTTAGTTTTTCCGACTGGATGGATTCATTCAATCCTGCCAGGCCTTGCGTTTCGAGAAGGCCGTAGGAATCACTTCCCTCGCCCAATTGAGCCATCAGTCCGACCTGCCACGGCCCCGGTTGCCATGAAAGATTCCAGTCGGTAAACGTTTCACCTGCCAGAACCTGGTAATTTGGGTTTTGCGGTCCGGCCAGATCGGTCTTCCGGTCAATCTGCCGGTTTTTCCAGGATCCCGAAAAAGCCAACGTCAGATCTGAAAAGAAAAGAGGCAGGGTGAATCCGGCGGTCAGCTGATCGGTGGTTTCTTCACGATGATCGAGCTGATACCCCGATGTGACGAGAGTGGTCACAAAATCCCGTTCATTCACGGACCGGGTGTATCTGATATCGAAGGCCTGCATAACCGGATCACTTAAGGCAAGGCTCACCTGCTGTTTCTTCAATCCGCGACGGTCGGCGGTGCTGCTGTAATGGGATCCACTCAGGTCGATGGCCAACCGGTCGGCAGCCACCAGGCGCGATTCATGATTCAGCCAGAGAGAAGGACCCGACAGGGATTGATTGGATTGAGAAACCATCCAGATACCGGCCCCGCCGGCGGTGGAATGTCCTTCCCCGATCCATTGCAGACCGGCAGCCGGTTTCCAGTCATGACTGGTACTGACCGGCCCATCCTGACGTTGCCACAGACTCAGCCCCTCCATCCGAACGATGGCGGAAACGGAATCAATCAGCGGGTAGGATCCCAGAAAAGATGCAGAGACTTCATCGCGAAGCTGACGGGTGGTGGTCTCATTGACAACGGACTGCCAGTTCACCGACCAGTCAAGAAGGGGATGGATTCCCGAGGCCATCCAGTCGGTCTTCCAGGTTTTCAGAAACTGCCGGTAATCATAACGGAGGGTGGTCTGACCAGTGGTCATCAGAGGGACAAGCAACAGACCGATCAGAACGATCCGCATCACTCCCGATCCGGACGGTGACGGTTGAGTGCATCGGTCAGCAGGTGGTTCAGTTCCTGAACCTGGGCTGGAGAGAGCGTTTCTTTCCTGACGGCCAGACGAAGGGTTTCGAGAGCCAGTTCGGCGTAAACCGGCACCAGATGGGGCAACTGATTACCCAATTCGTCAATATGTTGTCGGATGGTGAATTCATCACCCCGGGCAATCGGGCCGGTAAGGGATTGCACCGGAGACCTGCCTTCGAGTCCCCTGAGAGTTCCTTCAATGAGCGGAAGCATCATTTTACGGCCATCTTCACGATTAACCCCGCAAGCAGCCAGCACATCGCCCGACAGGGCCGACAGCGTGACCAGGTAATTGCTGACCATGACACAAGCCAGATGGTACATGGGACGGGCACTGGCGGGAATCACCACCGGCGATCCGCCCAGGCCATGCACAAAATCCTTCAATCGTCTCAGGTGGGCTGCGGGGGCATCGATCCCCCAATAAATGTGATCGAACCGGTCACCGGGTTCATCTCTGGTTGGGAACGTCTGTATCGGATGGCAGGCCCCGGTCACTGCTCCCAGTTTTTTCAGAGGGGCCAGCACACTGGCATCCAGCGCTCCCGACACATGAACCACCATTGTATTCTGCCAGTCAAAAAATAAAATCTGCGACAAGGCAGAGACTGTTTCCTTCAGGTGATCATCGGGCACAGCCAGAACCAGAAAAGTTGTTTCTCTGTGCAGGTTATCGATCCTTGTTGAAAAACTGACCGGGTGAGAGGTGATAGCCAGTGTTTCAAGCCAGGCAGCATCGCGGGAAATAACCGAAAAGGCCGGATTTCCGAGGTCATACAACCGCCGGGCGAGCGTACTTCCCAGACGCCCGGCACCGACGATGGTTACCTTAAAATCACGGAAATCCTTTCCTGACATCAGGCTGTCTGCTCCTGATGGACAGACTTAGGCACACGGGAGTACGCCATGGAAAAATAAGTTACCTGACGGTCCCCCACTTCCCACTTTTCGACTTGCGAGAAATACCGGTAAATGTTCAATGTCTTGTAATTAAGCGTTTTGGAAACTTTTGCTGCAATGTGAAATGGTCCGTGTGCACCGCCAAGAAAGTGTCCCTTCCACTGACGGGTAAAAAAGAAATCGGTGCTTCCATCGAGCATGGTGGCTCTGATTTTTGCAATCCGTTCTTCCAGTTCATAGTCGGGTACATCGGGTTCGCTGATCATATCGCCGCAAACCACCACCAGACAATTCCGCTGATGCAGGATTTCTCCCATGGCGTGGGCCAGTTCATCACACAATTCTTTAGACTGATTGCCAATAATAATTGGCAGAATTTTAAATCCGGGCTGCAAAGCCACCTGAAGGAATGGCAATTGCATTTCAATGAAACTATCCTGATTGAAATGCCCCTTGTCGCTGACGAAAATGTCATCGTCTTCATCGGCGAATTCATCCCGCATCTGATAGTCAATTTTCAGGCTTCCCAGCGGAGAGTGGTATTCATCCCCGTTAAAAACGGAAATGAAATTAAAAAACTCCGATTCGGAATAAGCCAGCAACACCACCGTATCGAACTTGTCTCCACGGACCACGGCATAGGATCGTGCATATAAATCGGCACAGTCTTCGAGCGGGCCTTGCGGGACGACGATCAGACGGGTGGTTTCCTTTCCCGGCAGGTCAGTCCGGTTCAGGATGGATTCAATACCAGACCGCAGGGTTTCCGGGTCGGCGGGATAGAGTTTTCCGGAGGCGATGGGTTTTCGGACAGATTGTACTTTCATGGTTTTATAGGTCTCCTGTTGGCAGTCTTCATGGTCAGCGTCAAATCTAACACAATTTGGGGGATTTTTAAAAGATCGAACGATCCGGCGGTTTCAGTTGTTAGGGTGGAAAGTTTACTTTTGTACCCTTTTCTGACTGACCGGAGCCATCATGACTGTTTCTGTTACCAATATTGAAGCCACCCCCAATCCAGATGCCCTGAAATTTATTGTGAATCAGGTGCTGATTCCCAAGGGAACCCGTTCATATGCCACCCGTGAGTCAGCGGCCAATGATCCGCTGGCCTTTGCCCTGTTTGGGCACCGGCATGTGGTATCGGTTTTCTACATGGATCAGTTCGTCACGGTTACCAAAAATCCAGATGCTTCCTGGTCCATGATCATGGGAGATATCAAGGCCCTCATTGAGAAGACTGATGTATCAGGCCTGGAATCGGTTGTTGCCGATACAGCCGGCCCTTCTTCCGGAGATGTTCTTCTCGATAAGGTAAAGGACATTCTGAAGGTTCGTGTTCTGCCTTATCTGGCCAATGACGGTGGCTCGCTCGAAGTGCTTGGCATGGAGGGATATCAGTTGAAAATCCGGTACCAGGGTGCCTGCGGATCCTGCCCGAGTTCCTCTTCAGGAACGCTCAACGCCATTCAGGCCATGTTGCGCCACACGGTCGATCCCAAAATTGAAGTGATCACCGGCTGATTTCCTGTCTTTTTCAAACCCGGCTTTACCAACAGAAGCCGGGT harbors:
- a CDS encoding ATP-binding protein, which translates into the protein MSTSLFNRQLQFASDPNNARLVEDCIIDMAESCGLDDDTTNSLMIAVTEATNNAIHHGNKDNPAKQVWVEMDLKADRLTVSVRDEGAGFDPAAIPDPLSEENLLKTSGRGVFLMKNIMKSVDFKFEPRGTTVIMTFQVGFIS
- a CDS encoding DUF2520 domain-containing protein — protein: MSGKDFRDFKVTIVGAGRLGSTLARRLYDLGNPAFSVISRDAAWLETLAITSHPVSFSTRIDNLHRETTFLVLAVPDDHLKETVSALSQILFFDWQNTMVVHVSGALDASVLAPLKKLGAVTGACHPIQTFPTRDEPGDRFDHIYWGIDAPAAHLRRLKDFVHGLGGSPVVIPASARPMYHLACVMVSNYLVTLSALSGDVLAACGVNREDGRKMMLPLIEGTLRGLEGRSPVQSLTGPIARGDEFTIRQHIDELGNQLPHLVPVYAELALETLRLAVRKETLSPAQVQELNHLLTDALNRHRPDRE
- a CDS encoding NifU family protein, encoding MTVSVTNIEATPNPDALKFIVNQVLIPKGTRSYATRESAANDPLAFALFGHRHVVSVFYMDQFVTVTKNPDASWSMIMGDIKALIEKTDVSGLESVVADTAGPSSGDVLLDKVKDILKVRVLPYLANDGGSLEVLGMEGYQLKIRYQGACGSCPSSSSGTLNAIQAMLRHTVDPKIEVITG
- the amrB gene encoding AmmeMemoRadiSam system protein B, coding for MKVQSVRKPIASGKLYPADPETLRSGIESILNRTDLPGKETTRLIVVPQGPLEDCADLYARSYAVVRGDKFDTVVLLAYSESEFFNFISVFNGDEYHSPLGSLKIDYQMRDEFADEDDDIFVSDKGHFNQDSFIEMQLPFLQVALQPGFKILPIIIGNQSKELCDELAHAMGEILHQRNCLVVVCGDMISEPDVPDYELEERIAKIRATMLDGSTDFFFTRQWKGHFLGGAHGPFHIAAKVSKTLNYKTLNIYRYFSQVEKWEVGDRQVTYFSMAYSRVPKSVHQEQTA